Proteins from a genomic interval of Chroococcidiopsis thermalis PCC 7203:
- a CDS encoding DoxX family protein: MNSSTSQPNRRKEIFRGILAVAIIIVGMTHFLKPLEYAKIVPPQLPNPVELVYISGFFEILGGIGLLIPFISVAAAWGLIILFIAVFPANIYLATHSDIVIEGIPHSPIMYWVRLPLQAVLIAWAWWYTRKPEAQPGAKSFVSGTEKLVSRD; this comes from the coding sequence ATGAACTCAAGTACCAGTCAGCCCAATCGACGCAAAGAAATTTTTCGAGGCATTCTGGCTGTAGCAATTATTATTGTAGGAATGACTCATTTTCTCAAACCATTAGAATACGCTAAGATTGTTCCGCCTCAACTGCCCAATCCCGTCGAACTAGTTTATATCAGCGGTTTTTTTGAAATTTTGGGTGGCATTGGTTTGTTAATTCCCTTTATTAGCGTTGCTGCGGCTTGGGGGCTGATTATTTTATTTATTGCTGTCTTTCCCGCCAACATTTATTTAGCAACTCACAGCGATATTGTCATTGAAGGCATTCCACATAGCCCGATTATGTATTGGGTGAGGCTGCCGTTACAAGCAGTTTTAATTGCTTGGGCATGGTGGTATACTCGTAAACCAGAAGCGCAACCAGGGGCGAAAAGTTTTGTCTCTGGTACAGAAAAGTTAGTTAGTCGCGATTAA
- a CDS encoding DUF952 domain-containing protein codes for MSVQADTTAPQLILHITQRSQWEQARREGIYRGDTLDTEGFIHCSTPAQIVKVANKFFFQHQELIVLWIDSRRVLVEIKYEESEPEEQYPHIYGSLNIDAVIKVIEFARGANGKFEFPPQLVGFT; via the coding sequence ATGTCAGTTCAGGCAGATACGACTGCTCCACAACTTATCTTGCACATCACGCAGCGATCGCAATGGGAACAAGCACGTAGAGAAGGAATCTATCGAGGTGACACGCTCGATACTGAAGGGTTTATTCACTGCTCTACGCCAGCACAAATTGTGAAAGTAGCCAATAAGTTTTTCTTTCAGCATCAAGAATTAATCGTGCTTTGGATCGATTCTCGGCGCGTGCTAGTTGAGATTAAATATGAAGAATCGGAACCCGAGGAGCAATATCCTCATATTTACGGTTCGCTCAACATAGATGCTGTAATTAAGGTAATCGAGTTTGCACGAGGCGCAAATGGCAAATTTGAATTTCCGCCACAACTTGTGGGATTTACTTGA
- a CDS encoding tetratricopeptide repeat protein, whose protein sequence is MGRSIEANQNNFATEVIERSQQQLVLVDFFAQWCGPCQVLKPILEKLVEEYNFTLAKVDIDKNPELAQAYRVEGVPDVKIFSQGQMQPGFVGVLPEAQIRELLAQYGLKSTLDTEIEAIQLDRAAGNIETAKQRFRELIELYPQNPKLAIAAAEFLIGIGSLESAEKLLAAVPSGSREYDAKVRTLRELMQWQHQAAQLGPETDLDQQYLQAAQLTLKGDYESALSILLAMVERDRKYQNDAARKAMITIFGLLGDDHPLTKSYRKQLTLVLY, encoded by the coding sequence ATGGGACGATCGATTGAAGCAAATCAAAATAATTTTGCCACTGAGGTTATCGAGCGATCGCAACAACAACTCGTTTTAGTCGATTTTTTTGCTCAATGGTGCGGTCCTTGTCAGGTTCTCAAACCAATTCTCGAAAAACTTGTAGAAGAATATAACTTTACCCTGGCTAAAGTCGATATCGACAAAAACCCGGAACTAGCGCAGGCGTATCGCGTGGAAGGGGTTCCCGATGTCAAAATTTTTAGCCAAGGACAAATGCAGCCAGGATTTGTCGGCGTGCTACCAGAGGCACAAATTCGGGAATTACTAGCTCAATACGGCTTAAAATCTACTTTAGATACCGAAATAGAAGCAATCCAACTCGATCGCGCTGCTGGTAATATTGAAACAGCTAAGCAACGCTTCCGCGAACTGATCGAACTCTATCCTCAAAATCCCAAATTAGCGATCGCTGCCGCAGAGTTTTTAATTGGAATTGGTAGTTTGGAATCGGCAGAAAAATTGCTGGCAGCAGTCCCTTCTGGTAGTCGAGAATACGATGCTAAAGTACGAACGCTGCGAGAGTTGATGCAATGGCAGCATCAAGCAGCACAGTTGGGACCAGAAACAGATTTAGACCAACAATATTTGCAAGCAGCTCAATTGACTCTTAAGGGGGATTACGAATCAGCACTATCTATTTTATTAGCAATGGTAGAGCGCGATCGCAAGTATCAAAATGATGCCGCTCGCAAAGCGATGATAACGATTTTTGGCTTACTAGGAGACGACCATCCCTTAACTAAGAGCTATCGCAAGCAACTAACTCTTGTTTTGTACTAA